A region from the Cygnus olor isolate bCygOlo1 chromosome 24, bCygOlo1.pri.v2, whole genome shotgun sequence genome encodes:
- the LOC121059141 gene encoding uncharacterized protein LOC121059141 isoform X2: protein MGGFPALLLLLALPGSCMPGEDTHVFLQVKGDSFRANCSYDVHKHLQPVTIFAKTGKSLFLHCSCSVTPNVGKLQHFMWCKMVSRARCQPIIRANADQSIIKVGRTEMMNDFSRKMIRVWLKNLQLNDSGEYHLESHFQGRNKLLKRIMLKVLGENWKLDASPTDASKKDQRTLYTVMVLSSFLATTALIATVTLLVTSYIRRKRAEGWKKKSK, encoded by the exons ATGGGCGgttttccagccctgctgctcttgCTGGCACTACCAG gatcATGCATGCCAGGAGAGGACACACACGTGTTCCTGCAAGTAAAGGGAGACTCCTTCAGAGCTAACTGTTCATATGATGTGCACAAGCATTTAC AACCTGTAACAATATTTGCAAAAACAGGGAAATCCCTGTTCCTTCATTGCTCCTGTTCTGTGACACCCAACGTTGGGAAGCTTCAGCATTTTATGTGGTGCAAAATGGTGTCCCGAGCTAGATGTCAACCTATTATCAGAGCTAACGCTGATCAAAGTATCATTAAAGTAGGAAGGACTGAAATGATGAATGACTTCTCAAGGAAAATGATTAGAGTGTGGCTGAAAAATCTCCAACTTAATGACTCAGGCGAATACCATCTTGAGAGCCATTTCCAGGGGAGAAACAAACTACTGAAGAGGATCATGCTGAAAGTTTTGG gggaAAACTGGAAACTGGATGCCAGCCCCACAGATGCCAGCAAAAAGGACCAGAG GACTCTTTATACTGTCATGGTGCTGAGTTCCTTCCTGGCTACAACTGCCCTTATTGCTACTGTTACACTCCTTGTCACCAGCTACATCAGAAGGAAAAGGGCAG aaggatggaagaaaaaaagcaagtag
- the LOC121059141 gene encoding uncharacterized protein LOC121059141 isoform X1, which yields MGGFPALLLLLALPGSCMPGEDTHVFLQVKGDSFRANCSYDVHKHLQPVTIFAKTGKSLFLHCSCSVTPNVGKLQHFMWCKMVSRARCQPIIRANADQSIIKVGRTEMMNDFSRKMIRVWLKNLQLNDSGEYHLESHFQGRNKLLKRIMLKVLGENWKLDASPTDASKKDQRTLYTVMVLSSFLATTALIATVTLLVTSYIRRKRAGKGMDFSRHPDFRKGVLQKDGRKKASRTSDGDKNDCTTYAVLRHQPQPKPEDVTYVNVQPSPKVLFHLEEPPGNSVFSGPVEYATVFFRATAPRSGIEKEKNRST from the exons ATGGGCGgttttccagccctgctgctcttgCTGGCACTACCAG gatcATGCATGCCAGGAGAGGACACACACGTGTTCCTGCAAGTAAAGGGAGACTCCTTCAGAGCTAACTGTTCATATGATGTGCACAAGCATTTAC AACCTGTAACAATATTTGCAAAAACAGGGAAATCCCTGTTCCTTCATTGCTCCTGTTCTGTGACACCCAACGTTGGGAAGCTTCAGCATTTTATGTGGTGCAAAATGGTGTCCCGAGCTAGATGTCAACCTATTATCAGAGCTAACGCTGATCAAAGTATCATTAAAGTAGGAAGGACTGAAATGATGAATGACTTCTCAAGGAAAATGATTAGAGTGTGGCTGAAAAATCTCCAACTTAATGACTCAGGCGAATACCATCTTGAGAGCCATTTCCAGGGGAGAAACAAACTACTGAAGAGGATCATGCTGAAAGTTTTGG gggaAAACTGGAAACTGGATGCCAGCCCCACAGATGCCAGCAAAAAGGACCAGAG GACTCTTTATACTGTCATGGTGCTGAGTTCCTTCCTGGCTACAACTGCCCTTATTGCTACTGTTACACTCCTTGTCACCAGCTACATCAGAAGGAAAAGGGCAG GAAAAGGGATGGACTTTAGCAGACATCCTGATTTCAGAAAAGGAGTGCTGCAG aaggatggaagaaaaaaagcaagtagaACTTCAGATGGGGATAAGAATGACTGCACAACATATGCTGTCTTAAGGCACCAACCTCAACCAAAGCCTGAAGATGTTACATATGTCAACGTACAGCCTTCACCAAAAGTTCTCTTCCACCTTGAAGAACCACCAGGGAACTCAGTTTTCTCAGGGCCTGTAGAATATgctactgttttcttcagagcCACAGCTCCACGTTCTGGaattgaaaaagagaaaaacaggtcCACCtaa
- the DENND2D gene encoding DENN domain-containing protein 2D, protein MASSIGNFFRRSLRRSGRREGKQEASAAESNSSRALQGKAGDRSSVLYSAGQFFFEYLVVVSLKKTSDGRYEPKIAYQFPKRENLLRGQKEEEERLLQAIPLFCFPDGNNWAPVTDFTSETFSFVLTNVDGSRKIGYCRRLLPSGRGVRLPEVFCIISCLGCFGLFSKILDEVEKRRQISMAVIYPFMQGLRESPFPAPGKTVTIKSFIPESGTELIELTRPVDAHLEHVEFQALLQRLSPNLILHIFASAVLERRLIFLAEELSVLSQCIHAVAALLYPFTWAHTYIPVVPECLLDTVCCPTPFMVGIQMRHLERVLDQPMEEALIVDLCEGKIIRAVGDEEEILPIKLQNEMLTSLNRHNNNNNVHTPEQLNTLVSEAFVQFFVRIVGHYASHIKWSKNGPGTFQERAFCKAIASKTNRKFVKKFVKTNMFSLFIEDAEKNRIPQEVYFQQKITEYHEQKKHRRDS, encoded by the exons aaggaaaacaggaggcttctgctgcagaaagcaactCCTCGCGAGCGCTGCAAGGGAAGGCAGGAGACCGGAGCTCTGTCCTCTACTCTGCCGGACAGTTTTTCTTTGAGTACCTGGTGGTGGTGTCGCTGAAGAAGACTTCAGATGGACGTTATGAACCCAAGATAGCATACCAGTTCCCAAAG CGCGAGAACCTCCTGAGGGGccagaaggaggaggaggagcgcCTCCTGCAAGCCATTCCCCTCTTCTGCTTCCCCGATGGCAACAACTGGGCGCCTGTCACCGACTTCACCAG TGAAACCTTTTCCTTTGTCCTGACGAACGTGGACGGCAGCAGGAAGATCGGCTACTGCAGGCGGCTGCTG CCCTCCGGCCGTGGCGTCCGCCTCCCTGAGGTCTTCTGCATCAtcagctgcctgggctgcttTGGGCTCTTCTCCAAG ATCCTGGACGAGGTGGAGAAGAGGCGCCAGATCTCCATGGCGGTGATTTACCCCTTCATGCAGGGCCTCCGGGAATCGCCCTTCCCGGCTCCAGGGAAGACGGTCACCATCAAAAGCTTCATCCCCGAGTCGGGCACAGAG CTCATCGAGCTCACGCGGCCCGTGGACGCCCACCTGGAGCACGTGGAGTTCCAGGCGCTGCTCCAGCGGCTCAGCCCCAACCTCATCCTGCACATCTTCGCCTCCGCCGTGTTGGAGCGGCGGCTCATCTTCCTGGCCGAGGAGCTGAG CGTCCTCTCGCAGTGCATCCACGCAGTGGCTGCTCTCCTCTACCCCTTCACGTGGGCTCACACCTACATCCCCGTGGTCCCCGAGTGCCTGCTCGACACCGTCTGCTGCCCCACGCCCTTCATGGTCGGCATCCAGATGCGGCACCTGGAGCGGGTCCTGGATCAGCCCATGGAGGAG GCTCTGATAGTTGACCTGTGCGAAGGGAAGATCATCCGGGCG GTCGGGGATGAGGAGGAGATCTTGCCCATCAAGCTGCAGAACGAGATGCTGACGTCTCTGAACAggcacaacaacaacaacaacgtgCACA CACCCGAGCAGCTGAACACGCTCGTCTCCGAGGCCTTTGTGCAGTTCTTCGTCCGAATAGTTGGACACTACGCCTCGCACATCAAGTGGAGTAAAAACGGCCCAGGCACCTTCCAGGAGCGAGCCTTCTGCAAAGCCATCGCCTCCAAGACCAACCGCAAGTTTGTGAAGAAGTTTGTGAAGACGAACATGTTCTCCCTATTTATTGAGGATGCAGAGAAGAACAGGATCCCGCAGGAAG TGTATTTCCAGCAGAAGATAACAGAATACCATGAACAGAAGAAGCACCGGAGGGACTCCTGA